Proteins co-encoded in one Microbacterium hydrocarbonoxydans genomic window:
- the nrdH gene encoding glutaredoxin-like protein NrdH: protein MSITVYTKPSCVQCNATYRALDAKGIEYEIHDLSEDPAALEQVKALGYMQAPVVVTDGDHWSGFRPDKIDELASRLA, encoded by the coding sequence ATGTCGATCACGGTCTACACGAAGCCGTCCTGCGTTCAGTGCAACGCCACCTATCGCGCGCTCGACGCGAAGGGCATCGAGTACGAGATCCACGACCTGTCGGAGGACCCGGCAGCGCTCGAGCAGGTCAAGGCGCTCGGCTACATGCAGGCGCCCGTCGTCGTGACCGACGGCGACCACTGGTCGGGCTTCCGTCCCGACAAGATCGACGAGCTCGCTTCGCGTCTGGCGTGA
- a CDS encoding MFS transporter, with protein sequence MAGYRDLLRTPGVARMIAAQLTARFPNGMTSLAILLHVEQQTGSYGSAGLVLAATSVGQAVAGPITSRWMGAWGMRRVLTLTLSVCVVAVLGLALLPLNVPGYMVLGMIAGLSTPPVQAAVRTIYPKLVNSRQLTPLFSLDASLQEIIWVLAPVVITLVSTQVGTAEGLLLVAVVLVGGGAWFILSPEVGRVRIPRSRSALGKVVLKPPVLLATVIGFLLIGACSAVEVGVVATFEHGSLAAGVVLAVFAVGSLAGGLSFGHIPIGPWAMARRLTIVTVGLALTMISLNEFWLGGTLIVAGIGIAPALAVLFAITTASVKFSETAEAFGWAGTGQLIGAAAGSAVAGFLVDATDPRGAYLAAALFAAAGLVVSIVFVRSFPDLRHRDASPHPDTEPLAVTPS encoded by the coding sequence GTGGCGGGATATCGGGACCTTCTTCGCACGCCCGGAGTGGCGCGCATGATCGCTGCACAGCTGACGGCTCGTTTCCCCAACGGGATGACCTCGCTGGCTATCCTCCTGCACGTCGAACAGCAGACCGGCTCGTACGGGTCGGCCGGTCTCGTGCTCGCAGCGACCAGCGTGGGTCAGGCCGTGGCCGGTCCGATCACGAGCAGATGGATGGGCGCCTGGGGGATGCGCCGAGTTCTCACACTCACCCTCAGTGTGTGCGTCGTGGCCGTTCTCGGACTGGCTCTGCTGCCGTTGAACGTTCCCGGCTACATGGTCCTGGGCATGATCGCGGGCCTGTCGACCCCTCCGGTGCAGGCCGCGGTGCGCACCATCTATCCGAAGCTCGTGAACTCCCGGCAGCTCACGCCCCTGTTCTCCCTCGACGCCTCCCTGCAGGAGATCATCTGGGTCCTCGCTCCGGTCGTGATCACCCTCGTCTCGACGCAGGTCGGCACGGCAGAAGGTCTGCTGCTGGTCGCGGTGGTGCTCGTCGGCGGCGGCGCGTGGTTCATCCTCTCCCCCGAGGTCGGCCGCGTGCGCATCCCGCGCAGTCGCAGCGCACTCGGCAAGGTCGTGCTCAAGCCGCCGGTGCTGCTCGCCACCGTCATCGGGTTCCTGCTCATCGGCGCGTGCTCGGCTGTCGAGGTCGGCGTCGTCGCGACCTTCGAGCACGGAAGCCTGGCAGCCGGTGTCGTGCTCGCCGTGTTCGCGGTCGGCAGCCTCGCCGGAGGGCTCTCGTTCGGCCACATCCCGATCGGCCCCTGGGCGATGGCCCGCCGCCTCACGATCGTGACAGTGGGCCTCGCTCTGACCATGATCTCCCTCAACGAGTTCTGGCTCGGCGGCACGCTGATCGTCGCCGGCATCGGCATCGCCCCGGCGCTCGCCGTGCTCTTCGCCATCACGACCGCGAGCGTCAAGTTCAGTGAGACGGCCGAGGCGTTCGGCTGGGCGGGCACGGGCCAGCTGATCGGCGCGGCTGCGGGCTCGGCGGTCGCAGGGTTCCTCGTCGATGCGACGGATCCGCGGGGCGCATATCTGGCCGCGGCCCTCTTCGCCGCGGCCGGTCTCGTCGTGTCGATCGTCTTCGTCCGCTCCTTCCCCGACCTGCGTCATCGCGATGCGAGCCCCCATCCCGACACCGAACCCCTGGCGGTCACCCCTTCATGA
- a CDS encoding sugar kinase, whose product MSSTPSPASVTPEVVCIGESMGLVTALGAPLAETETAALGLAGAEGNVAVGLVTAGHRAAWASRLGDDPIGIRIATELERRGVDLWATIDADAPTGVMFKDPGIESSSVYYYRRGSAASLMEPGFLDATRLTGVRIVHTTGITPALSASCRAMVDQLFVDARTAGALMSFDVNDRRALWTMQDAADTLARLADAADIAFVGRDEAERIWGTATAADIRRHLPSCGLLIVKDGDIGATAFHGDDEPVFVPAPRVEVVEPVGAGDAFAAGFLAATLDGADLAARLTAGHAAAARVLTTLGDLPPLD is encoded by the coding sequence ATGAGCTCCACGCCCTCTCCCGCATCCGTCACGCCCGAGGTCGTCTGCATCGGCGAGTCCATGGGACTCGTCACGGCTCTCGGCGCCCCGCTCGCCGAGACCGAGACGGCGGCCCTGGGACTCGCCGGAGCAGAGGGCAACGTCGCGGTCGGACTCGTCACGGCAGGCCACCGCGCCGCGTGGGCGTCGCGCCTCGGCGACGACCCGATCGGCATCCGCATCGCGACCGAGCTGGAACGGCGCGGCGTCGACCTCTGGGCGACGATCGATGCGGATGCTCCCACCGGCGTCATGTTCAAGGACCCGGGCATCGAGTCGTCGTCGGTCTACTACTACCGGCGCGGGTCGGCCGCGTCGCTGATGGAGCCCGGCTTCCTCGACGCCACCCGGCTCACCGGCGTCCGCATCGTGCACACGACGGGCATCACGCCGGCGCTCTCGGCGTCGTGCCGCGCGATGGTCGACCAGCTGTTCGTCGACGCCCGCACAGCCGGCGCCCTCATGTCGTTCGATGTGAACGACCGGCGTGCGCTGTGGACGATGCAGGATGCGGCCGACACGCTCGCCCGTCTCGCGGATGCCGCCGACATCGCCTTCGTCGGGCGCGATGAGGCCGAGCGCATCTGGGGCACCGCCACCGCCGCCGACATCCGCCGCCACCTGCCCAGCTGCGGACTCCTCATCGTGAAGGATGGCGACATCGGGGCCACCGCCTTCCACGGCGATGACGAGCCGGTGTTCGTGCCCGCTCCCCGCGTCGAGGTCGTCGAGCCGGTCGGCGCCGGTGACGCGTTCGCCGCCGGGTTCCTCGCCGCGACGCTCGACGGCGCAGATCTGGCCGCGCGACTGACCGCGGGCCATGCCGCAGCGGCGCGCGTGCTGACCACCCTCGGCGATCTGCCGCCGCTGGACTGA
- a CDS encoding alpha/beta hydrolase codes for MPAPVILPRIAWGDPASDRRVLLVHGLGSSAALMWRIGAALADDGWHAAAVDLHGHGDAPRALDYSVAAYAADLVATTPDGGEPWHAVVGHSLGGAAGTVAAASAPQWTRRLVLLDPAILVGGRDAAIVRRSQERAFADNRVELVAQEHPHWHPQDCELKVDAVHRASAWAVEQTSAQNTPWDVTADAARLTVPTHVVASDPAVYSIFTGDVAAAVLGANPLVTMSVVEGAGHSLHRDKPEETVRQLREALA; via the coding sequence ATGCCCGCCCCTGTCATACTGCCCCGCATCGCCTGGGGTGACCCGGCATCCGATCGCCGCGTTCTGCTCGTGCACGGCCTCGGCTCGTCCGCCGCTCTCATGTGGCGGATCGGCGCCGCCCTCGCCGACGACGGATGGCACGCGGCCGCCGTCGATCTGCACGGCCACGGCGACGCGCCGCGAGCACTCGACTACTCCGTCGCCGCGTATGCGGCCGACCTCGTCGCGACGACGCCCGACGGCGGCGAGCCCTGGCATGCCGTCGTGGGCCACTCGCTCGGCGGCGCGGCAGGCACGGTCGCCGCGGCATCCGCCCCGCAGTGGACCCGTCGCCTCGTGCTGCTCGATCCGGCGATCCTCGTCGGCGGCAGGGACGCCGCGATCGTCCGCAGGAGTCAGGAGCGCGCCTTCGCCGACAACCGGGTCGAGCTCGTCGCGCAGGAGCACCCGCACTGGCATCCGCAGGACTGCGAGCTGAAGGTCGACGCCGTGCACCGGGCGAGCGCCTGGGCGGTCGAGCAGACGAGCGCGCAGAACACCCCCTGGGATGTCACGGCGGATGCCGCCCGGCTGACGGTTCCCACGCACGTGGTCGCCTCGGACCCCGCGGTCTACAGCATCTTCACCGGCGACGTCGCGGCCGCCGTGCTCGGAGCGAATCCCCTCGTCACGATGTCGGTCGTCGAGGGCGCCGGACATTCGCTGCACCGCGACAAGCCCGAAGAGACCGTCCGACAGCTGAGAGAGGCCCTCGCGTGA
- a CDS encoding acyl-CoA dehydrogenase family protein → MSTFDPTAYLPDDLLERIRERAPIHDRENTFPEHDLAELRDAGYLSILVPIERGGAGLGLAEAAILQQRLATAAPATALAINMHLVWTGVAKVFSDRGVPGLEFVQDGAVAGEVFAFGISEGGNDLVLFGSDTAATPHPDGGYAFTGTKIFTSLAPVWTKLGLHGLDTTSADAPKLVFAFVDRSDAVVTSDDWDTLGMRGTQSRTTRLDGATADAAHVVRRIDPGPNPDPIVFGIFSVFEILLASVYTGIARRALDLAVLAAQKRRSKKTGAAYSQDPDIRWRIADMGLAYDALPPQIAVLARDVDEKVDNGARWFTLLSGVKHRAITMSKHVVDQAMLVSGGGSYFTSNELSRLYRDVLAGAFHPSDPESAHATAASAWLGPLEA, encoded by the coding sequence GTGAGCACCTTCGACCCGACCGCGTACCTTCCCGACGATCTGCTCGAGCGCATCCGCGAGCGAGCACCGATCCATGACCGCGAGAACACGTTCCCCGAGCATGACCTCGCAGAGCTGCGGGATGCCGGATACCTGTCGATCCTCGTGCCGATCGAGCGCGGCGGCGCGGGCCTCGGGCTCGCCGAGGCGGCGATCCTGCAGCAGCGCCTCGCGACGGCCGCCCCGGCCACCGCACTCGCCATCAACATGCACCTGGTGTGGACCGGCGTCGCCAAGGTCTTCTCCGACCGCGGCGTGCCCGGGCTGGAGTTCGTGCAGGACGGCGCTGTCGCGGGCGAGGTCTTCGCCTTCGGCATCAGCGAGGGCGGCAACGATCTGGTGCTGTTCGGCAGCGACACCGCGGCCACCCCTCACCCCGACGGCGGCTATGCCTTCACGGGCACGAAGATCTTCACGTCTCTCGCGCCCGTGTGGACGAAGCTCGGCCTGCACGGACTCGACACCACGAGCGCCGACGCCCCGAAGCTCGTCTTCGCGTTCGTCGACCGCAGCGATGCGGTCGTGACGAGCGACGATTGGGACACGCTCGGCATGCGCGGCACCCAGAGCCGCACGACACGGCTCGACGGGGCGACCGCCGACGCCGCGCATGTGGTGCGGCGCATCGATCCGGGCCCCAACCCCGACCCCATCGTGTTCGGGATCTTCTCGGTCTTCGAGATCCTGCTCGCCTCGGTCTACACGGGCATCGCGCGCCGCGCACTCGATCTCGCGGTGCTCGCCGCCCAGAAGCGCCGCTCGAAGAAGACGGGCGCCGCGTACAGCCAGGATCCCGACATCCGCTGGCGCATTGCCGACATGGGCCTCGCGTACGACGCGCTCCCGCCGCAGATCGCGGTGCTCGCGCGGGATGTCGACGAGAAGGTCGACAACGGTGCCCGGTGGTTCACACTGCTGTCGGGCGTCAAGCACCGAGCGATCACGATGTCCAAGCATGTCGTCGATCAGGCGATGCTCGTGTCGGGCGGCGGCTCGTACTTCACGTCGAACGAGCTCTCCAGACTGTACAGAGACGTCCTCGCCGGGGCATTCCATCCCTCCGACCCCGAGTCGGCACACGCGACCGCGGCGAGCGCCTGGCTGGGACCGCTTGAGGCATAG
- a CDS encoding Lrp/AsnC family transcriptional regulator: MTSSKKHPPLDDVAKTIIELLQEDGRRSYSDIGREVGLSEAAVRQRVQRLTESGVMQIVAVTDPMQLGFPRQAMIGIRVSGDTRLVAEAIAEIAAIDYVVITVGSFDILAEVVCEDDEDLLALINDHIRPIDGVLSTETFIYAKLQKQLYNWGTR; encoded by the coding sequence ATGACGTCCTCGAAGAAGCACCCCCCGCTGGATGATGTCGCGAAGACGATCATCGAGCTGCTGCAGGAGGACGGGCGCCGCTCGTACTCCGACATCGGGCGGGAGGTCGGCCTGAGCGAGGCCGCCGTCCGCCAGCGGGTGCAGCGCCTCACCGAGTCGGGCGTGATGCAGATCGTGGCCGTGACGGACCCGATGCAGCTGGGCTTCCCCCGCCAGGCGATGATCGGCATCCGGGTGTCCGGCGACACCAGACTCGTCGCCGAGGCGATCGCCGAGATCGCCGCGATCGACTACGTGGTCATCACGGTCGGCTCGTTCGACATCCTCGCCGAGGTCGTCTGCGAGGACGACGAAGACCTCCTCGCACTCATCAACGACCACATCCGCCCGATCGACGGGGTGCTGTCGACCGAGACCTTCATCTACGCCAAGCTGCAGAAGCAGCTCTACAACTGGGGGACCAGATGA